Part of the Esox lucius isolate fEsoLuc1 chromosome 25, fEsoLuc1.pri, whole genome shotgun sequence genome, atgttatagcctaacttacatcatgtttaaccttaatttagaataggcctaatacaaaaataattggtaacttctagctaacgatcacctgctagctattaacatggctattaacgaggcttgttgtcttttagctaacgttagctagcccattacatgtatttactaattaaatagcttataaatttaacttaccgaaaaaaattcaaagatcgattggaaatgccagatcggttagcacaatgtactgcagaacaacccattatgtccgtgtgaaattatagaaatttagaaattaaatataaagttccaatctcctcagtcctccgaagattcagtggctcctcggctcagatagctgtcaatcacagctgtgaatcacgacgtcacaccaccgtttttagagcattaaataactaactaaaaacaaacttattttaaaaacaaaatttacattagcgtgatacaaactacagtaaatgacagaaaccagcttcggaaaaaatatatttgaagggtaatttaattgtttagttggtctcgcgtcccattgaataacatggggagggcggggtttatgacctatactgggaccactcaccagggggcgatcgagacgttttggcttcacttttcagggcttgtgcggcacgcttggtgtATACGCGTGTAGATATTATCCCGTACAGTAGAGGGCGCAGAAACCCGGGGATCTTTACAAACAGGAAGTTGTTAAACACCTCCGAAGAAATGAGGCATAGGTTCGTTTTTATACAGGTGAGTGAAATTAgggtcatgctggcaacattagagattccgtagcaacaataagacttccggttttcggatattgccttcaaaatagaagtctgcGGTAAAAAGCGATTTGAATAATATTAaacttttcacgcgtgagtttcaaatattccttaccgaccccccagcgtgagtttttttgcacgtgacttcagtactctctccagcatttgaactcacgccagcatttgaacagtcaccttgctaggtaaggaacactacatgcattgcattgcaagcttctctcgttgactcgaattctaagagctgcaaaagttgctTGATTTAttaatgtagctagctaaaaaacgtcagctaaccgctagcaaacgtcacctgcccgctagctaacaaatcgtgaccagttattcagtgcagtgaaaatgaataaactatataaaatgcatacaacggggaacgtaacttctagaaagtttttgcaatggttttgatcggtagtagtcgctaatataattcgtttttgtgcattagtgttggctgtctgttggtacgtaagtaacacttcttgtcccgatttgaatgctttctacctggttaatatcatagtatggtcttgaaacaattacaatcaggaaataaagttataaacactgtttgagctaaatgtgagtaaataatagcgcggttttaccagccattgttacgttacttgtagctaggtatgctaatggtgcgttctaaacatgacgttctaatcacaccggtgtgatcgtacgctccagggaccactctagattgatcacaccggtgtgatcgtacgcgccaaagggttaaatgtatcaattttgacactttgcttagtgtatattgtaaaaatatattctaggaaatgttcaggagagtgggtagaataattatatgcaaagaaatcaaggggcactgtgtatttgcaattgttgctggcattttactccacccatcctagatcctattggccacaatgcaactcaatggatatgaaatacatattggcctataaaaagaaaactgttctatacgccgcagtgaatgtattgtacgaaatgtcaaggaaggtggatagagtaattatatgcaaagaaatcaaggggcactctgtatttgcaattgttgctggtgttttactccgcccaccccattggccataatgtacctcaatggatatgaaatacatattggcctataaaaaaaatactattctatatgccgcagtgaatgtattgtaggaaatgttcaggagaccctatagattaattatttgcaaaaatatcaaggggcactgtgtatttgcaattgttgctggtgttttactccgcccaccccatccatccatcatcttccgcttatccgggccaggtcgcgggggcagcaatctaagcagggatgcccagacttccctctccccagacacttcctccagctcttccagggggacacagaggcgttcccaggccttcccaggaaggcgttccggaggcacccgaaacagatgcccaagccacctcagctgacccctctcgatgtggaggagcagcggctctactctgagctcctcccgggtgacagagCTTCTAACCCTATCTCTatgggatcgcccagccacccttcggagaaagctcatttcggccgcctgtatccgggatcttgtccattcgatcatgacccaaagctcatgaccataggtgagagtaggaacgtagattgacaggtaaatcgagagcttcgccttgcggctcagctctttcttcaccacgacagaccaatacatcgactgcattactgcagaagctgcacccatccgtctgtcaatctcccgttccatccttccctcactcgtgaacaagacccctatatacttaaactcctccacttgaggcaggcactctccaccaacctgaagtgggcaagccacccttttccgactgaggaccatggcctcggatttggaggaacggattttcatccccactgcttcacactcggctgcaaaccgtccaagtgcatgctgaaggtcctggcttgaaggggccaacacgacaacatcatccgcaaagagcagagacgaaattgtgtggtccccaaacctgacaccctccggcccctggctgcgcctagaaattctgtccataaaaattacgaacagaaccggcgacaaagggcagccctgccgaagtccaacatgcacagggaacaagtctgacttactgcctcaatgcggaccaagctcctgcttcggtcgtacagggacctgacagcccttagcaaaggacccaggaccccatattcccaaagcaccctccacaggatgccacgagggacacagtcgaatgccttctccaaatccacaaaacacatgtggattggttgggcaaactcccatgaaccctccagcaccctgtagagggtatagagctggtccaatgttccacggcctggacgaaaaccacactgttcctcctgaatccgaggttctactatcggccatattctcctctccagaaccctggcatagactttcccggggagactgagaagtgtgatccccctatagttggaacacaccctccgctcccccttcttaaaaagagggaccatcaccccggtctgccatcccagaggcattgtccccgactgccacacgatgttgcacaggcgtgtcagccaagacagccccacaacatccagagacttgaggtactcagggcggatctcatccacccccggtgccttgccaccgaggagtttcttaaccacctctgtgacttcagcccgggtgatggacgagtccacctctgagccctcatcctctgcttcctcaatggaagatgtgacggcgggattgaggagatcctcgaagtactccatccaccgcccgacgacatccccagttgaggtcaacagctgcccacctctactgtaaacagcgttggtagggcactctttccctcttctgaggcgccggatggtttgccagaatctcttcgaggccagccgatagtccttctccatggcctcaccgaactcctcccaggcctgagtttttgcctccacaaccacccgggctgcagtccgcttggcctgtcgctacccgtcagctgcctcaggagtcccacaagccaaccaggcctgataggactccttcttcagcttgacgacATCCCATACTTCCAGTGTGCACCAcagggttcggggattgccgcctcaacaggcaccggagaccttacggccacagctccgagcagccgcttcgacaatggcggtggagaacatggtccactaggactcaatatctccagcctccctcgggatccagggAATTAAGACCgtacacaaataataaacaatatgccatttagcaaaaatgtgtttccaaatTGACTTACAGCCATGGAGAGATGGTGTTGATTTTAATGTTCAGTATTGATCTGAATTTtgcctttaaaataatattaaaatcttAGGATGAATTGAATAGAGAAATCAGTCTTGACTGTTTGACTGTTCtgttataaatgtaatttgcaaAAGTTATTATTGTGATTCTGCTTGTCTCACATCCAACAAGTTTTAGGTGCACACAATctgcacaaaataattaaacatgttgTCCTGTGTGTATTGAGACATCCATTGCAGGTAGATAACTTAAAACAATTTTGTCACAgttattcatgtttgtttcccaGAGTGCCCATTTTATGCATAAAGGAGATGATTGAATTGACAATATATAGTAGCATACAAATCTCTATTCTCACTTTCATCATACTGTATAGCATCAATGCTGAGCTCCATCAGTCTTCTAACAGAGTTCATTATAAGGCCACATAGGAATCCCTTTATTATCACTTGTTTGTGACAGAAGAGTAAAACAGTAATTCCAAAGGAAACTGGTGGTCATCTTGGTTTAAAGGTAAAATTAATCTATTTATTAACCCTCGTGTCGCCCCGGGGTCCGCCCGACCCGCGGACAGACTTCCCGGGCCCTAGCGTAGCCCCGGGGGTCAGAAAGACCCGCCGACGGACATCCGCCGGCCCGGGCCCTTGGGTACCTAAAAGACCCACCGGTAGCCTGCGCGCGCTCCCCTCCGCCTCgggggtctctctgacacgagaggagggtccccctctcgcatcgccttagggtctctctgacacaagggtgtcccctccgccttaggggtctctcagacacgagaggagggtccccctctcgcatcgccttagggtctctctgacacaagggtgtcccctccgcctcgagggtctctcagacacgagaggagggtccccctctcgcattgccttcgggtctctctgacacaagggtgtcccctccgccttaggggtctctcagacacgagaggagggtccccctctcgcatcgccttagggtctctctgacacaagggtgtcccctccgcctcgagggtctctcagacacgagaggagggtccccctctcgcattgccttcgggtctctctgacacaatgGTGTCCCCTccgccttaggggtctctcagacacgagaggagggtccccctctcgcatcgccttagggtctctctgacacaaggatgtcccctctgccttaggggtctctcagacacgagaggaggtttcgccggcggcgttcccctctgccttaggatctctctgacacaagggtgtcccctctgccttaggggtctctcagacacgagaggaggtttcgccgccggcgttcccctctgccttagggtctctctgacacaagggtgtcccctctgccttaggggtctctcagacacgagaggaggtttcgccgctcgcattgccttagggtctctctgacacaagggtgtcccctctgccttaggggtctctcagacacgagaggaggtttcgccggcggcgttcccctctgccttagggtctctctgacacaagggtgtcccctctgccttaggggtctctcagacacgagaggaggtttcgccgccggcgttcccctctgccttagggtctctctgacacaagggtgtcccctctgccttaggggtctctcagacacgagaggaggtttcgccgctcgcattgccttagggtctctctgacacaagggtgtcccctctgccttaggggtctctcagacacgagaggaggtttcgccggcggcgttcccctctgccttagggtctctctgacacaagggtgtcccctctgccttaggggtctctcagacacgagaggaggtttcgccgccggcgttcccctctgccttagggtctctctgacacaagggtgtcccctctgccttaggggtctctcagacacgagaggaggtttcgccggcggcgttcccctctgccttagggtctctctgacacaagggtgtcccctccgccttaggggtctctcagacacgagaggaggtttcgccgccggcgttcccctctgccttagggtctctctgacacaagggtgtcccctccgccttaggggtctctcagacacgagaggaggtttcgccggcggcgttcccctctgccttagggtctctctgacacaagggtgtcccctctgccttaggggtctctcagacacgagaggaggtttcgccggcggcgttcccctctgccttagggtctctctgacacaagggtgtcccctctgccttaggggtctctcagacacgagaggaggtttcgccgccggcgttcccctctgccttagggtctctctgacacaagggtgtcccctccgccttaggggtctctcagacacgagaggaggtttcgccgccggcgttcccctctgccttagggtctctctgacacaagggtgtcccctccgccttaggggtctctcagacacgagaggaggtttcgccgccggcgttcccctctgccttagggtctctctgacacaagggtgtcccctctgccttaggggtctctcagacacgagaggaggtttcgccggcggcgttcccctctgccttagggtctctctgacacaagggtgtcccctctgccttaggggtctctcagacacgagaggaggtttcgccgccggcgttcccctctgccttagggtctctctgacacaagggtgtcccctccgccttaggggtctctcagacacgagaggaggtttcgccgctcgcattgccttagggtctctctgacacaagggtgtcccctccgccttaggggtctctcagacacgagaggaggtttcgccgccggcgttcccctctgccttagggtctctctgacacaagggtgtcccctccgccttaggggtctctcagacacgagaggaggttcgTCGCCTCAGGGTCTCTTCGCCTCTCGCCCTCGCCTTCGGGTGTCACAGACAGAAGCAAATCGGCAGCGCGCACGACCCACCCCTAGGGCCCCAGCGGAGGGTGTACGTAGCGCGAGAAACAGATACTAACATTGGTCCCGTCCCCTCCACCCAGCGGCGCGTGTGCGCATCCCGCTCGGACGTTCGCTGTCCGGTCCTCGGAAGCGATGGCAGGAGCAGCTAGGCGCCTGGGGAAACAGGTTCCGGAGGCACGCGGCCCGCTCGGCGTCCGGGGCTCTGAAGCGATGCCCGGAGCCGCCAGGTGCACCGCGAAACAGGTTCTAGAACGGATGTTGGCTAATCGCCCGGCCGtcccggaggaggaggaggacgacgatgacgacgaggaacaggaggaggacgaggaaaaACGGGAGAACGTGCCAGAGGAGGGCCGGGAAGCGATGCCCGGAGCCGCCAGGTGCACCGCGAAACAGGTTCTAGAACGGATGTTGGCTAATCGCCCGGCCGtcccggaggaggaggaggacgacgatgacgacgaggaacaggaggaggacgaggaaaaACGGGAGAACGTGCCAGAGGAGGGCCGGGAAGCGATGCCCGGAGCCGCCAGGTGCACCGCGAAACAGGTTCTAGAACGGATGTTGGCTAATCGCCCGGCCGTcccggaggaggaggacgacgaggacgacgaggaacaggaggatggcgaggaacaggaggaagcATCAGAGGAAGAAGACAACCAGGAACACGAGCCGGAGGACGAggcctcgtcctcctcctcgtcgTCGGACCAGGAACAAGAGCGATACGCTCCCGGGGCGGAGAGAGATACGTTCCGGTCGAAAAACGGAACGATCGCGTGGTCCTCGGTCGCGTATCCCAGACAGGGCAGGCCGTCGCGACCGAACGTGGCGGCCACGATGCCCCCGGGCCCCACGGAGCACGCCGTCTCCCGCGCGCGGGACGTAGCCTCCGCGTTCCGGCAGTTCATCACACCCGCGATAGAGAGCGTGGTCCTGGAGATGACAAACCTGGAGGGCTCTCGGAAATACGGAGACGGCTGGAAGGCGATGGACGCGATCGACCTGCGCGCGTACGTGGGGCTGCTGATCCTGGCGGGCGTATTCAGGTCCCGAGGCGAGGCCGCGGCCAGTCTGTGGGACGCTGAGAGCGGAAGGCCCGTGTTCCGCGCCACCATGCCTCTGAAAGTCTTTCACACGTACTCGAGGCTGCTGCGATTCGACGACCGCGAGTCGCGCCCGGAGAGACGCGCCACAGACAAACTCGCGGCCATACGAGAGGTCTGGGACAAGTGGTCCGAGCGGCTCCCGTTCCTCTACAACCCGGGCCCTCACGTGACGGTGGACGAGCAACTGGTCCCGTTCAGAGGTGGGTAACGCACGCGCTCACGCACGCTAGCGGCAGAGGCGC contains:
- the LOC114836024 gene encoding piggyBac transposable element-derived protein 4-like; amino-acid sequence: MAGAARRLGKQVPEARGPLGVRGSEAMPGAARCTAKQVLERMLANRPAVPEEEEDDDDDEEQEEDEEKRENVPEEGREAMPGAARCTAKQVLERMLANRPAVPEEEEDDDDDEEQEEDEEKRENVPEEGREAMPGAARCTAKQVLERMLANRPAVPEEEDDEDDEEQEDGEEQEEASEEEDNQEHEPEDEASSSSSSSDQEQERYAPGAERDTFRSKNGTIAWSSVAYPRQGRPSRPNVAATMPPGPTEHAVSRARDVASAFRQFITPAIESVVLEMTNLEGSRKYGDGWKAMDAIDLRAYVGLLILAGVFRSRGEAAASLWDAESGRPVFRATMPLKVFHTYSRLLRFDDRESRPERRATDKLAAIREVWDKWSERLPFLYNPGPHVTVDEQLVPFRGRCPFRQYMPSKPARYGIKSWVACDAKSSYAWKMQVYTGKPAAGGPEKNQGMRVVLDVTEGLRGHNVTCDNFFTSYELGQRLLARGLTMVGTVRKNKPELPAALLATKAREVFSSRFAFTPSATLVSYLPKRSKNVLLLSTLHTDASVSERQDRKPALILDYNSNKGGVDNLDKVVGTYSCRRMTARWPLAVFHNIIDVSAYNAFVIWRELNPGWMTRKRNKRRVFLEQLGKALVTPLMERRARIPRTHSSAALVKAAQSARAGVRPEGLEAAARAPGPAPASKRKRCQSCPPKKDCKTHTVCSGCKRYVCKRCTHAYCPTCADWGFTQEETD